Proteins encoded in a region of the Onychostoma macrolepis isolate SWU-2019 chromosome 20, ASM1243209v1, whole genome shotgun sequence genome:
- the rnf217 gene encoding probable E3 ubiquitin-protein ligase RNF217 isoform X2, whose protein sequence is MNDLGGQAEVHVGRAHLVCPITECSGFLEESLVISHLSSEELAKYKYFLELSRLDSSTKPCPQCSLFTSLKGHSQQTSTKSEHKYKIQCTKCQFVWCFKCHSPWHEGLKCRDYRKGDKLLRHWASVIEHGQRNAQKCPRCRIHIQRTEGCDHMTCTQCNTNFCYRCGEKYRHLRFFGDHTSNLSVFGCKYRYLPEKPHLRRLVRGSVCMSKVLVAPVVIVLVVVVGALALVIGLFALPIYYICKRRRKRSQGSGRWLC, encoded by the exons gttcaCGTGGGTCGGGCACACTTGGTGTGTCCCATCACAGAGTGCAGTGGTTTCTTGGAGGAAAGTTTGGTGATTTCGCACCTATCCAGTGAAGAGCTGGCAAAATACAAGTACTTCTTGGAGCTGAGCAGACTGGACTCCAGCACAAAACCGTGTCCCCAGTGCAGCCTGTTTACTTCTTTGAAGGGTCATAGCCAACAGACGTCTACCAAGAGTGAACATAAGTATAAG ATTCAGTGCACAAAGTGCCAGTTTGTCTGGTGTTTTAAATGCCACTCGCCCTGGCACGAAGGCCTGAAGTGTCGAGACTACAGGAAAGGAGACAAGCTGTTGCGTCACTGGGCCAGCGTCATCGAACACGGACAGAGGAACGCTCAGAAGTGTCCACGCTGCAGG ATCCACATTCAGAGAACAGAGGGCTGTGATCACATGACCTGCACGCAGTGCAACACTAACTTCTGTTATCGTTGCGGTGAGAAGTATAGGCATCTGCGCTTCTTTGGGGACCACACCTCCAACCTGAGCGTGTTTGGATGCAAGTACCGCTACCTGCCTGAGAAACCCCATCTGCGCCGGCTGGTCCGAGGCTCTGTTTGTA TGAGTAAAGTGCTGGTGGCTCCAGTGGTCATTGTCCTCGTGGTGGTTGTTGGAGCTCTGGCTTTGGTCATAG GCTTGTTTGCGTTGCCTATCTACTACATCTGTAAGAGGAGGAGGAAGCGCTCACAGGGGTCGGGccgctggctgtgctga